A genomic window from Nitrospiria bacterium includes:
- a CDS encoding transposase, translating into MARPLRIEYPDAVYHVTSRGNARRKIFRDDHDRGKFLEVLGSVIKKYHWLCHAYCLMDNHYHLLIETPEANLSIGMRQLNGVYTQSYNRRHRKPGHIFQGRFKGILVEKESYLLELCRYVILNPVRAKMIKKPEDWKWSSYRATVGLNGAPGYLTVDWILSQLASQKAVAQNRYKAFVMEGIQDKSPWGELKGQIILGEKGFIEKFKGLLAEKEGIKEIPRRQRYANRPALSEIFKEGRRRDKTRRNRKIITAHLKFGYTLKEIADYLSLHYTTVSKSLKDGESLN; encoded by the coding sequence ATGGCTAGACCTTTACGAATTGAATACCCAGACGCCGTTTACCATGTTACCTCCCGGGGAAATGCCCGAAGAAAGATCTTTCGAGATGACCATGATAGGGGGAAATTCCTTGAAGTCTTAGGGTCAGTGATCAAAAAGTACCATTGGCTTTGTCATGCGTATTGCCTCATGGATAATCATTATCACCTTCTGATCGAAACCCCGGAGGCCAATCTCTCTATAGGAATGAGACAACTCAATGGGGTCTATACCCAGTCCTATAACCGGAGGCACCGAAAGCCGGGCCATATCTTTCAAGGCCGGTTTAAGGGAATCCTTGTTGAAAAAGAGAGTTATCTCCTTGAACTGTGCCGCTATGTCATCTTAAACCCTGTTAGGGCAAAGATGATCAAAAAGCCGGAAGACTGGAAATGGAGTAGTTACCGGGCGACTGTTGGGTTAAACGGGGCTCCCGGCTATTTAACGGTTGATTGGATTTTGAGCCAATTAGCTAGTCAAAAGGCGGTGGCACAGAATAGATATAAAGCATTTGTGATGGAAGGCATCCAAGATAAATCACCGTGGGGAGAGCTTAAAGGTCAAATTATCCTTGGGGAGAAGGGGTTTATTGAAAAATTCAAGGGCCTATTGGCAGAAAAGGAGGGAATTAAAGAGATTCCCCGGCGACAACGCTATGCAAACCGACCTGCCTTATCCGAGATTTTTAAGGAAGGGCGGAGGAGGGATAAAACAAGGAGAAACCGGAAAATAATCACTGCGCATCTGAAGTTTGGCTATACATTAAAAGAGATTGCGGATTATTTATCGCTTCATTATACTACCGTAAGTAAGTCCTTAAAAGACGGAGAGAGCTTAAACTGA